A single Anopheles arabiensis isolate DONGOLA chromosome 2, AaraD3, whole genome shotgun sequence DNA region contains:
- the LOC120895421 gene encoding cyclin-dependent kinases regulatory subunit-like gives MPSDQIQYSEKYYDDVYEYRHVILPPDLAKYVPKTHLMTETEWRNLGVQQSPGWVLYMIHSPEPHVLLFRRPRTDLAPQS, from the exons ATGCCATCTGATCAGATTCAATATTCTGAGAAATATTACGACGATGTGTACGAGTACCGGCACGTAATTCTTCCTCCTGACTTGGCCAAATATGTTCCAAAAACGCATCTAATGACGGAAACGGAGTGGCGCAATTTAGGCGTCCAGCAATCGCCTGGCTGGGTGTTGTACATG ATTCACTCACCAGAACCGCATGTGCTGCTATTTCGGCGTCCCCGGACGGATCTGGCACCACAATCATGA